One Fusobacterium nucleatum genomic window carries:
- a CDS encoding DUF1275 domain-containing protein — MNKQKLKKFFDNREEFAPNERLWLFCMLMLIAGFWGGFTYSLRGKVFVNAQTGNLVFLSLGIASWDTALIKNALATFLAYFCGIITAEFISKEINKISFLIWERILLFFSLIVTICLGFIPETAPFEFTNFSIAFTAAMQFNTFEKAHGMGMATPFCTNHVKQASANFVRFLKTRDSSKLRISLSHLSMILSFITGATLSIFLGRFFLGKAIWLSSVFLVITLYFFSKSLKNYKAKKFK; from the coding sequence ATGAATAAACAAAAATTAAAAAAATTTTTTGATAATAGAGAAGAATTTGCTCCAAATGAAAGACTTTGGCTTTTTTGTATGTTAATGTTAATAGCAGGTTTTTGGGGTGGATTTACTTATTCATTAAGAGGAAAAGTTTTTGTAAATGCCCAAACTGGTAACTTAGTATTTTTATCATTGGGTATTGCTTCTTGGGACACTGCTCTTATTAAAAATGCTCTTGCCACATTTTTAGCTTACTTCTGTGGAATAATCACAGCTGAGTTTATTTCAAAAGAAATTAATAAAATCTCCTTTTTGATTTGGGAAAGAATTCTACTATTTTTTAGTCTTATTGTAACCATATGTTTAGGCTTTATCCCTGAAACTGCTCCTTTTGAATTTACAAATTTTAGTATAGCTTTTACTGCTGCAATGCAATTTAATACCTTTGAAAAGGCACATGGAATGGGAATGGCTACTCCGTTTTGTACTAACCATGTAAAACAAGCTTCTGCTAATTTTGTTAGATTTTTAAAAACAAGAGATAGCAGTAAATTAAGAATTTCTTTAAGCCATTTAAGTATGATACTTTCTTTTATTACAGGTGCAACACTATCAATATTTTTAGGAAGATTTTTCTTAGGAAAAGCTATTTGGTTATCTTCAGTTTTTTTAGTTATAACCTTATATTTCTTTTCAAAATCTTTAAAAAATTATAAAGCTAAAAAATTCAAATAA
- a CDS encoding PepSY domain-containing protein gives MKKILIIGAIILGSIGFSTSALAAISEQQAKDIALKEAQGGQITKFKLDRENGRMVYEIEVINGNIEKDYEIDAETGEIVKLEQEQKNHGNNNSVNNPKISYDKAKEIALKNSKNGKFKEIELKHKNGVLVYDVEIAEGFMDREFLIDANTGEILRDKKDF, from the coding sequence ATGAAAAAGATATTAATAATAGGAGCAATAATTTTAGGAAGTATAGGATTTTCAACAAGTGCTTTAGCAGCAATAAGTGAACAACAAGCAAAGGATATAGCTTTAAAAGAAGCACAAGGTGGACAAATAACAAAGTTTAAACTAGATAGAGAAAATGGAAGAATGGTTTATGAAATAGAAGTAATAAATGGAAATATTGAAAAAGACTATGAAATAGATGCTGAAACAGGAGAAATAGTAAAATTAGAACAAGAACAAAAGAATCATGGAAATAATAATTCAGTAAATAATCCAAAAATTTCTTATGATAAAGCTAAAGAAATAGCATTAAAAAATTCTAAAAATGGAAAATTTAAAGAAATAGAATTAAAACATAAAAATGGTGTATTAGTATATGATGTAGAAATTGCTGAAGGATTTATGGATAGGGAATTCCTTATAGATGCAAATACAGGAGAAATTTTAAGAGATAAAAAAGATTTCTAA
- a CDS encoding ATP-binding protein, producing the protein MKKGIGVGIEDFKKIIEEDCYYFDKTNYIEELLKDKTEIKLFTRPRRFGKTLNMTTLKYFFDVRNAEENRKLFNDLYIEKSEYFKEQGQYPTIFITLKDLKKNTWEEMFFEIKVLLRELYEEFSFVKEKLSDNEKIEYNKILSKIEDAEYGRSLRNLIAYLHNYYQKKVVLLIDEYDSPLIVANQNGYYKEAINFYRNLYSSALKTNSNLKMGVLTGVVQVAKEGIFSGLNNIKTYNILGDKFEIFFGLSEEEVENVLKYFEMTYEMEEVKRWYDGYKFGNSEVYNPWSIINYLSDRGLQAYWVNTSDNALIYDNLKNSTVDVFKDLEVLFEGKTIKKEISPFFTFEELSKFDGIWQLMVYNGYLKINEKLSNDEYMIKIPNYEIQTFFKKGFIDKFLVSGNYFNPMMDALLDGDIEEFERRLQNIFLVNTSFYDLKGEKVYHSLFLGMLIWLRDKYEVKSNGERGHGRYDAMLIPLNKIKPAYIFEFKVSKTIKGLTAKAEEALEQIKEKQYEAGLKEKGISKIYRIGIAFKGKNVKVKYEV; encoded by the coding sequence ATGAAAAAGGGAATAGGAGTAGGAATAGAAGATTTTAAAAAAATAATAGAAGAAGATTGTTATTATTTTGATAAAACTAATTATATAGAAGAACTTCTAAAAGATAAAACAGAGATAAAATTATTTACTCGTCCTAGAAGATTTGGAAAGACATTAAATATGACAACATTAAAATATTTTTTTGATGTTAGAAATGCAGAAGAAAATAGAAAATTATTTAATGATTTATATATAGAAAAGTCAGAGTACTTTAAAGAACAAGGACAATATCCAACAATATTTATTACATTAAAAGATCTGAAAAAGAATACTTGGGAAGAGATGTTTTTTGAAATCAAAGTCTTGTTAAGAGAATTATATGAAGAATTTAGTTTTGTAAAAGAAAAATTAAGTGATAATGAAAAAATAGAATATAATAAAATTTTATCAAAGATAGAAGATGCAGAATATGGAAGGTCTTTAAGAAATTTGATTGCTTATTTACATAATTATTATCAAAAAAAGGTGGTTTTATTAATAGATGAATATGATAGCCCTTTAATAGTGGCTAATCAAAATGGGTACTATAAGGAAGCAATAAACTTTTATAGAAATTTATATAGTTCAGCTTTAAAAACTAATTCAAATTTAAAAATGGGAGTGTTAACAGGAGTAGTTCAAGTAGCAAAAGAAGGAATATTCTCAGGTTTAAATAATATAAAAACTTACAATATATTAGGGGATAAGTTTGAAATATTTTTTGGTTTAAGTGAAGAAGAAGTAGAAAATGTACTTAAATATTTTGAAATGACTTATGAAATGGAAGAAGTTAAAAGATGGTATGATGGTTATAAATTTGGAAATTCAGAAGTGTATAATCCTTGGTCTATAATAAATTATCTATCAGATAGAGGTTTACAAGCATACTGGGTAAATACCTCAGATAATGCTTTAATCTATGATAATTTAAAAAATTCAACAGTAGATGTATTTAAAGATTTAGAAGTTTTGTTTGAAGGGAAAACAATAAAAAAAGAAATAAGTCCATTTTTTACTTTTGAAGAATTATCAAAGTTTGATGGAATATGGCAGTTAATGGTATATAATGGATATTTAAAGATAAATGAAAAGCTATCCAATGATGAGTATATGATAAAAATACCAAACTATGAAATACAAACATTTTTTAAAAAAGGTTTTATAGATAAATTTTTAGTGAGTGGAAATTATTTTAATCCAATGATGGATGCCTTATTAGATGGAGATATAGAAGAATTTGAAAGAAGACTACAAAATATATTTTTAGTAAACACAAGCTTTTATGATTTAAAAGGAGAAAAAGTTTATCATTCATTATTTTTAGGAATGTTAATTTGGTTAAGAGATAAATATGAAGTGAAGTCAAATGGAGAAAGAGGACATGGAAGATATGATGCAATGTTAATTCCACTTAATAAAATAAAACCTGCTTATATATTTGAATTTAAAGTATCAAAGACAATAAAGGGGTTAACTGCAAAAGCAGAGGAAGCTTTGGAGCAAATAAAAGAAAAACAATATGAGGCAGGATTAAAAGAAAAAGGAATATCTAAGATATATAGAATAGGAATAGCATTTAAAGGTAAGAATGTAAAGGTAAAATATGAAGTTTAA
- a CDS encoding carboxypeptidase-like regulatory domain-containing protein → MKRFTLIIFLILNTFIFPATLNRDVDIIDMPLHEVLAILSKETGRNLICSKEAKDIVIDTYFNKGEDVNSVLQFLAETYDLSMKKENNTTIFMLQSEKNSKKAKIIGKVTSNNIALKNAKVELKDLNKVVYTDSSGNFIIDNLPKDVYVCKISKKGYEERGEIIDTVKSINVLNVDLKENQNNYENKETSDELSNSNFYEIDGKFYYTKTFSLFNVSPDEVSKILHETFGDNIKVSTLNKVNKLVVSAERDILENAISIIEDIDKNPKQVKITSQILDISNNLFEELGFDWVYKQNVESQERNSLTAIILGKAGLNGVGSTVNIVRQFNNKSDVLSTGINLLEATNDLVVSSVPTLMIASGEEGEFKVTEEVIVGVKSHREDKKDRYSEPVFKEAGLIMKVKPIIKDNDYIILEISLELSDFKFKRNVLNLKDINSGTYNSEGGSKVGRGLTTKVRVKNGDTILLGGLKKSIQQNIESKIPILGDIPIISFFFKNTTKKNENSDMYIKLKVEIDE, encoded by the coding sequence ATGAAAAGATTTACTTTAATCATATTTTTAATTTTAAATACCTTTATATTCCCTGCAACTTTAAATCGTGATGTAGATATTATTGATATGCCTTTACATGAAGTCTTGGCAATTTTATCTAAGGAAACAGGGAGGAATTTAATTTGTTCAAAAGAAGCCAAAGATATTGTAATAGATACCTATTTCAACAAGGGAGAAGATGTAAATTCAGTTCTACAATTTCTTGCTGAAACTTATGATTTGTCAATGAAAAAAGAAAATAATACCACAATTTTTATGTTACAAAGTGAGAAAAATAGTAAGAAAGCTAAAATTATTGGAAAAGTAACTTCAAATAATATAGCTCTAAAAAATGCAAAAGTAGAGTTAAAAGATTTAAATAAGGTAGTCTATACGGATAGTAGTGGGAATTTTATTATTGATAATCTACCAAAAGATGTATATGTTTGTAAAATTTCAAAGAAAGGTTATGAAGAAAGAGGGGAAATAATAGATACTGTAAAATCAATTAATGTATTAAATGTTGATTTAAAGGAAAATCAAAATAATTATGAAAATAAAGAGACTTCTGATGAATTATCAAATTCAAATTTTTATGAGATAGATGGCAAATTTTATTACACAAAAACTTTTTCATTGTTTAATGTTTCACCAGATGAAGTTTCAAAAATTTTACATGAAACTTTTGGAGATAATATAAAGGTAAGCACTTTAAATAAAGTAAATAAATTGGTAGTAAGTGCAGAAAGAGATATTTTGGAAAATGCTATATCTATAATAGAAGATATAGATAAAAATCCAAAACAAGTAAAAATAACTTCTCAAATTTTAGATATATCAAACAATTTATTTGAAGAATTAGGCTTTGACTGGGTATATAAACAAAATGTTGAAAGTCAAGAAAGAAATAGTCTAACAGCAATAATTTTAGGTAAGGCTGGATTAAATGGTGTAGGAAGTACTGTAAATATAGTAAGGCAATTTAATAATAAAAGTGATGTATTGAGTACAGGAATAAATTTATTGGAGGCAACAAATGATTTAGTTGTAAGTTCAGTTCCTACTCTTATGATAGCAAGTGGAGAAGAGGGAGAATTTAAAGTAACAGAAGAAGTTATTGTTGGAGTTAAAAGTCATAGGGAAGATAAAAAAGATAGATACAGTGAACCTGTTTTTAAGGAAGCAGGATTAATAATGAAAGTTAAACCTATTATAAAAGATAATGATTATATAATTTTAGAAATTAGTTTAGAATTAAGTGACTTTAAGTTTAAGAGAAATGTTTTAAATTTAAAGGATATAAATTCTGGAACATATAATTCAGAGGGAGGTTCTAAGGTTGGTAGAGGACTTACAACAAAGGTTAGAGTGAAGAATGGAGATACTATTTTATTAGGGGGCTTGAAGAAATCTATTCAACAAAATATAGAAAGTAAAATTCCAATTTTAGGAGATATTCCTATAATAAGTTTCTTTTTTAAAAATACTACTAAAAAAAATGAGAACTCTGATATGTACATAAAGCTTAAGGTTGAGATAGATGAATAA
- a CDS encoding PilN domain-containing protein — MFKKILPLSYIEDIEKGVKNTVLNLENKFFSIFKIQVENIINEEDRKEKIEDRLDVIFPRYNSDDFVLRYEILKKDRKKENIVVYLLDLALLNDYIIDDMKDYGFVSIIPSFFVCREKKNITHYFNFDISETMLVVTEYMNNNILNISTFKLSKSSFDNEEEVDIEDKYSIANSYLVNIEDDIEIVFTGNKINFDELDLTNKNYSYFEVESLDFTKYLNFLPDDIKNKYSLYYVNTKYLYTLLIISIITVLSTIILYHNIYKSEEKLEQLEAESSSLEDEINEARNEMEEIEKQHKELLEYIEKEEHKDFKISFLLEELSYLCPSGVKISSIEYDENKIFNIEGSTGKIDNVVKFLENITNSKNFKLYNYDYILRKENEIEFKLEIKYF, encoded by the coding sequence ATGTTTAAAAAGATTTTACCTTTAAGTTATATTGAGGATATTGAAAAAGGAGTAAAAAATACTGTTCTTAACCTAGAGAATAAATTTTTTAGTATTTTTAAAATTCAGGTTGAAAATATAATAAATGAAGAAGATAGAAAAGAGAAGATTGAAGATAGATTGGATGTTATTTTTCCAAGATATAATTCAGATGATTTTGTATTGAGATACGAAATCTTAAAAAAAGATAGGAAGAAAGAAAATATAGTTGTTTATCTGCTAGATTTAGCACTTTTAAACGACTATATTATTGATGATATGAAGGACTATGGTTTTGTTTCAATTATTCCTTCTTTTTTTGTATGTAGAGAAAAGAAAAATATAACTCATTATTTTAACTTTGATATTAGCGAAACTATGCTAGTTGTAACAGAGTATATGAACAATAATATTCTTAATATTTCAACTTTTAAACTGTCAAAATCTTCTTTTGATAATGAGGAAGAAGTTGATATTGAAGATAAGTATAGTATTGCAAATAGTTATTTAGTAAATATTGAAGATGATATAGAGATTGTCTTTACAGGAAATAAGATAAATTTTGATGAATTAGATTTAACAAATAAAAATTATTCATATTTTGAAGTTGAAAGTTTAGATTTTACAAAATACCTTAATTTTTTACCAGATGATATAAAAAATAAATATTCTCTTTACTATGTAAATACTAAATATTTGTATACTCTTTTGATAATTTCAATAATAACAGTCTTATCAACAATAATACTTTATCATAATATTTATAAGTCAGAGGAAAAATTGGAGCAGCTAGAGGCTGAAAGTTCAAGCCTTGAAGATGAAATAAATGAAGCAAGAAATGAAATGGAAGAAATTGAAAAGCAACATAAAGAGTTATTGGAATATATAGAGAAGGAAGAGCATAAAGATTTTAAAATAAGTTTTCTTTTAGAAGAATTAAGTTATTTATGTCCAAGTGGAGTAAAGATTTCTTCAATAGAATATGATGAAAATAAAATTTTTAATATAGAGGGAAGTACAGGAAAAATTGATAATGTGGTTAAGTTTTTAGAAAATATTACAAATTCTAAAAATTTTAAACTATATAACTATGACTATATTTTGAGAAAAGAAAATGAAATTGAATTTAAACTTGAAATTAAATATTTTTAA
- a CDS encoding type II secretion system protein, producing the protein MYINKNKALSFIEIIVAVTILLAISFASLIIFYSMNKSFLVMNSTYKREKEIMTFRDLVTSHIKWNESLEIRVTNISKSNPINSLGDLFLKPSEKEGNLLVLKIKNYNETEKKVEKYYRCFLFYEDKVSLSYFDDSNIHSLVNIFTETVILENCTGKFIVEDSIIKVYLKDKDKEYEEILYYEQK; encoded by the coding sequence ATGTATATAAATAAAAATAAAGCCTTATCATTCATTGAAATTATAGTAGCAGTAACAATTTTATTAGCAATTAGTTTTGCTAGTCTAATTATATTCTATTCAATGAATAAAAGCTTTTTAGTTATGAACAGCACCTACAAAAGAGAAAAAGAAATAATGACTTTTAGAGATTTAGTAACAAGTCATATAAAATGGAATGAAAGCCTTGAAATAAGAGTTACTAATATTTCAAAATCTAATCCTATAAATAGTTTAGGAGATTTATTTTTAAAACCTAGTGAAAAAGAAGGAAATTTATTGGTATTAAAAATAAAAAATTATAATGAAACAGAAAAGAAAGTTGAAAAATATTATAGATGTTTTTTATTTTATGAAGATAAGGTTAGTTTAAGTTATTTTGATGATAGTAATATCCATTCTCTTGTAAATATTTTTACAGAAACAGTCATTTTAGAGAATTGTACAGGAAAATTTATAGTTGAAGATAGTATTATAAAAGTATATTTGAAAGATAAGGACAAAGAATATGAAGAAATATTGTACTATGAACAAAAATAA
- a CDS encoding prepilin-type N-terminal cleavage/methylation domain-containing protein gives MNKNKAFSLMEVIVSVFILILVLIPSVKLNIQQIKTYSKIRNADSELHFFTSLNNYLKAENIINSHLEFSSYTDFITTFNNFGNSFQNLKNKNFKLIIDIEKTEVDFSNRKENASLIKVEYRGDKKIYKNTLLKFEE, from the coding sequence ATGAATAAAAATAAAGCTTTCTCCTTAATGGAAGTCATAGTTTCAGTTTTTATCTTAATTTTAGTATTAATACCAAGTGTAAAATTAAATATACAGCAGATAAAAACTTATTCTAAGATAAGAAATGCTGATAGTGAGTTACATTTTTTTACTTCTTTAAATAATTATTTAAAGGCAGAAAATATAATAAATTCTCACTTAGAATTTAGTAGTTATACAGATTTTATAACAACATTTAATAATTTTGGAAATTCCTTTCAAAATCTTAAAAATAAAAATTTTAAACTAATAATAGATATAGAAAAAACAGAAGTAGATTTTTCAAATAGGAAAGAAAATGCAAGTCTAATTAAAGTGGAATATAGAGGGGATAAAAAAATTTATAAGAATACTCTTTTAAAATTTGAGGAATAA
- a CDS encoding A24 family peptidase, translating into MDRILIILLYILLFLVMYIDINKKYIPNILNFSILVLSIFICGIDRIDIFFIGASCYTLPILIFYGYISDILKKEVFGFGDIKLIISLGGLLYLGEINIFLQIYIFYLLVFLLATLYIIIYIVMSYCRNKPVKIRGVELAFAPYICLAFIIIYNFNLIERIIGIS; encoded by the coding sequence ATGGATAGAATTTTAATAATATTGCTATATATTTTATTATTTTTAGTTATGTATATAGATATTAATAAAAAATATATTCCTAATATTTTAAACTTTTCTATTCTAGTTCTTTCTATATTTATCTGTGGAATAGACAGAATTGATATTTTCTTTATAGGGGCATCTTGTTACACTCTACCAATTTTAATTTTCTATGGTTATATATCTGATATTTTGAAAAAAGAAGTCTTCGGTTTTGGTGATATAAAACTAATAATTTCTTTGGGAGGACTTCTATATCTGGGAGAGATAAATATTTTTTTACAAATTTATATATTTTATCTTTTGGTATTTTTATTAGCTACCCTTTACATCATTATCTATATAGTTATGAGTTATTGTAGAAATAAACCAGTTAAGATTAGAGGTGTAGAGTTAGCATTTGCCCCTTACATATGCCTAGCCTTTATTATTATTTATAATTTTAATTTAATAGAAAGAATAATTGGTATAAGCTAA
- a CDS encoding type II secretion system GspH family protein — protein sequence MRNRGFSLIEIVVAVAIMGILSGIVGLQLRSYIAKSKDTKAVATLNTLRVAAQLYQVDNEEALIDTTSLTTYSEQKVKDALKKLEPYLDNNAKAIIEKPEMAIGGSKTAKNSKDIKYGGKVRITFKDPNGNSSDGYYMWLEPISPTEACDIKGNKWIEF from the coding sequence ATGAGAAATCGTGGTTTTTCTTTAATTGAAATTGTTGTAGCAGTAGCAATAATGGGAATATTGTCAGGAATTGTAGGTTTACAGTTAAGAAGTTATATTGCAAAATCAAAGGATACTAAAGCAGTTGCAACACTTAATACTTTGCGTGTAGCTGCACAGCTTTATCAAGTAGATAATGAGGAGGCTTTAATTGATACTACTAGTTTAACAACTTATAGTGAACAAAAAGTAAAAGATGCTTTAAAAAAATTAGAACCTTATCTTGATAATAATGCAAAAGCAATTATAGAAAAACCTGAAATGGCAATAGGTGGTTCAAAGACTGCTAAAAATAGTAAAGATATAAAATATGGAGGAAAAGTAAGAATTACTTTTAAAGATCCAAATGGTAATAGTAGTGATGGTTACTATATGTGGTTAGAGCCAATTAGTCCAACAGAAGCATGTGATATAAAGGGAAATAAATGGATAGAATTTTAA
- a CDS encoding type II secretion system F family protein, whose amino-acid sequence MKNKKEKILFFTNELAIMLKSGLTFTTAIEIILKEEKDKNFKEVLKKIHKNLIAGKSIFESFKNFDKIFGNTYLYMLKIGEVSGSIAERLEDISKSLEFDLANQKKLGGILVYPIVVISLTLIIVTFLLTFILPNFITIFEENQVELPLITRILLFISRNFHYILLFIIVLILIIFFINMYMNNNRLMRIQKDKWLLNMRLFRELKKLSLSSDLYHSFSILLSVGIGIIESVDILYMNNNNYYIKENLLEVKKSLLAGNNIATALKKLNLYNERFSILITAGEESGYLSENLLQISKILKQDFEYKLKKLMSLLEPLVVVFLGLIVAFVVVAIYLPILSIGDVFSQ is encoded by the coding sequence ATGAAAAATAAAAAAGAAAAAATTTTATTTTTTACTAATGAACTGGCAATAATGCTAAAAAGTGGACTAACTTTTACAACTGCTATTGAGATTATATTAAAAGAAGAAAAGGATAAAAATTTTAAAGAAGTTTTAAAGAAAATCCATAAAAATTTAATAGCTGGAAAAAGTATTTTTGAAAGTTTTAAGAATTTTGACAAGATTTTTGGTAATACCTATTTGTATATGTTGAAAATTGGAGAAGTCAGTGGAAGTATTGCAGAAAGATTGGAAGATATTTCAAAATCTTTGGAATTTGATTTAGCAAACCAGAAGAAATTAGGAGGAATATTAGTTTATCCAATAGTTGTTATAAGTTTGACCCTTATAATAGTAACTTTTTTACTGACCTTTATACTTCCAAATTTTATTACAATTTTTGAAGAAAACCAAGTTGAGTTGCCTTTAATAACAAGAATTTTATTATTTATTTCAAGAAATTTTCACTATATTTTGCTATTTATAATAGTTTTGATATTAATAATATTTTTTATAAACATGTATATGAACAATAATAGATTAATGAGAATTCAAAAAGATAAGTGGCTTTTAAATATGAGATTATTTAGGGAGTTAAAAAAACTCTCTTTGAGTTCAGATTTATATCATTCATTTTCCATTCTTCTAAGTGTGGGAATTGGGATAATTGAAAGTGTAGACATTTTGTATATGAACAATAATAATTATTATATAAAAGAAAATTTATTGGAAGTTAAAAAATCATTACTAGCAGGAAATAATATAGCAACTGCTTTAAAAAAATTAAATTTGTACAATGAAAGATTTTCAATTTTAATTACTGCTGGTGAAGAAAGTGGTTATCTATCAGAAAATTTATTACAGATTTCAAAAATATTAAAACAAGATTTTGAATATAAACTAAAAAAATTGATGTCTTTACTAGAACCTTTGGTAGTAGTTTTTTTAGGACTTATTGTAGCCTTTGTTGTTGTGGCTATATATTTGCCAATACTATCAATAGGAGATGTATTTAGTCAATAA
- a CDS encoding GspE/PulE family protein, giving the protein MENSSEKIEKYFKKTINSTMNNNKTSYIEDIEELFIRENVNSNKGIFSILLEAIKFSASDIHIEALTDKIRIRYRINGMLKEVAEIDKSFLSSIVSKLKILSSLDIVEKRKPQDGRFSLKYKGREIDFRTSIMPTMNGEKIVIRILDKFNYNFTLEDLYLSEENKRIFYKAINQNTGIILVNGPTGSGKSSTLYSILKYKNREEVNISTVEDPIEYQIEGINQVQCRNEIGLGFATILRALLRQDPDILMVGEIRDRETAEIAVKASLTGHLVFSTLHSNDSLGCINRLVNLGIDNYLLSLVLQMVVSQRLVRKLCPHCKKEDENYKEKLKSLNLSEEKYKNVKFYTSGGCEKCMGTGYIGRIPVFEIIYFDDILKDMLAQKKEIKQNFKTLLDDAMDKAREGLTSLDEIMRQL; this is encoded by the coding sequence ATGGAAAATAGTTCTGAAAAAATAGAAAAATATTTTAAGAAAACTATCAATAGTACTATGAACAATAATAAAACTTCATATATTGAAGATATAGAAGAGCTATTTATCCGTGAAAATGTAAACTCTAACAAAGGAATTTTTTCAATATTGCTAGAAGCTATAAAGTTTTCAGCGAGTGATATTCATATTGAAGCATTGACAGATAAAATTAGAATAAGATATAGAATTAATGGTATGTTAAAAGAAGTTGCAGAAATTGACAAATCTTTTTTATCATCAATAGTCTCTAAATTAAAAATTTTATCTTCTCTTGATATAGTTGAAAAAAGAAAGCCCCAAGATGGTAGATTTTCATTGAAATATAAGGGAAGAGAAATTGATTTCAGAACTTCAATTATGCCAACCATGAATGGAGAAAAAATAGTAATTAGAATTTTAGACAAATTCAACTATAACTTTACCTTAGAAGATTTATATTTATCAGAAGAAAATAAAAGAATTTTCTATAAGGCTATAAATCAAAATACTGGAATTATCTTGGTAAATGGACCAACTGGTTCAGGGAAATCAAGTACACTATACAGTATTTTAAAATATAAAAACAGAGAAGAAGTTAATATTTCAACTGTTGAAGACCCTATTGAATATCAAATTGAAGGTATAAATCAAGTTCAATGTAGAAATGAAATAGGTTTAGGTTTTGCAACAATTTTAAGAGCATTGTTAAGACAAGACCCAGATATTTTAATGGTGGGAGAAATAAGAGATAGGGAAACAGCAGAGATTGCAGTTAAAGCTTCACTTACAGGACATTTAGTTTTTTCAACTCTACACTCAAATGACAGTTTAGGTTGTATAAATAGACTAGTAAATTTAGGAATTGATAACTATTTGTTGAGTTTAGTTTTGCAGATGGTAGTATCTCAAAGACTTGTTAGAAAGTTATGCCCTCATTGCAAAAAAGAAGATGAAAACTACAAAGAAAAGTTAAAAAGTTTAAATCTTTCAGAAGAAAAATATAAAAATGTAAAATTCTATACTTCTGGAGGCTGTGAAAAATGTATGGGAACTGGCTATATAGGAAGAATACCTGTTTTTGAAATAATATATTTTGATGATATTTTAAAAGATATGTTGGCACAGAAAAAGGAAATAAAACAAAATTTTAAAACTTTACTTGATGATGCAATGGATAAGGCAAGGGAAGGTCTAACTTCCTTAGATGAGATAATGAGGCAACTATGA